Proteins found in one Pirellulales bacterium genomic segment:
- a CDS encoding chloride channel protein translates to MNGEKISPASTNGLPVSPALDLAIEAAQVPTESNPLDRRVVWICGLALVIGVMTSFVAVAFLRLIALVTNISFYGSISLENVTPADNNLGLWVLLVPVVGAFIVGLMARYGSQAIRGHGLPEAMEQVLTNQSRIPARITFLKPISAAVAIGTGGPFGAEGPIIATGGALGSLIGQFLRTSASERKTLLAVGAAAGTAAIFNSPVAAVLLAVELLLFEFRARSLVPVALGSVAATGMRMILFEGGEHPVFPMPDVTAPTLEALAFFVALGAVMGVAAAFITRLVYAIEDIFERLPIHWMWWPMVGAVAVGICGYFVPATLGVGYDNITTAISDVGETKLIGILALAKLISWSISIGSGTSGGTMAPLFTIGAGFGNVLGAAAAQLLPSAAIDVRVAALVGMAAMFAGASRALLASAVFAFETTWQPFGLLPLLGGCAASYLVSALLSRHSLMTEKIARRGVNVPVEYASDPLEQITVGKIASKPVVTLQATQTVEEARQWLKTAGADFSHQGFPIVNTAGALVGIITRRDLAKHKESGGKALQEIAISLPRFVYESTTARQAADHMVNHSIGRLPVVTRQRPPRVVGIVTRSDILMAYRHRMNESMTQRPTITIAKFRRRTIDRKNKEKVE, encoded by the coding sequence ATGAATGGCGAAAAGATCTCCCCCGCGTCAACCAACGGCTTGCCGGTTTCCCCAGCACTCGATCTGGCGATCGAGGCGGCACAAGTTCCCACCGAATCGAATCCGCTCGACCGTCGCGTCGTTTGGATTTGTGGTTTGGCCCTCGTCATCGGGGTGATGACTTCGTTTGTCGCTGTTGCCTTCTTGCGGCTCATCGCGCTGGTGACGAACATCTCGTTCTATGGAAGTATTTCGCTCGAAAACGTCACTCCGGCGGATAACAACTTGGGGCTGTGGGTGCTGCTAGTGCCGGTGGTTGGGGCATTTATTGTGGGGCTGATGGCCCGCTATGGCTCGCAGGCGATTCGCGGGCACGGACTGCCGGAAGCGATGGAACAGGTGCTGACGAATCAAAGCCGCATTCCGGCACGGATCACATTTCTCAAGCCAATTTCAGCAGCCGTGGCCATCGGCACGGGCGGACCGTTTGGGGCTGAGGGGCCGATTATCGCCACCGGTGGCGCGCTGGGTTCGCTGATCGGCCAATTCCTGCGAACATCCGCCTCCGAGCGAAAAACGCTATTGGCCGTTGGCGCGGCAGCGGGAACGGCGGCGATTTTTAATAGCCCAGTGGCGGCCGTGTTGTTGGCGGTCGAACTGTTGCTCTTTGAATTTCGCGCCCGGTCGCTAGTGCCCGTTGCCTTGGGGAGCGTGGCCGCAACCGGAATGCGGATGATTCTGTTCGAAGGGGGTGAACACCCGGTATTTCCCATGCCCGATGTCACCGCGCCGACGCTCGAAGCTTTGGCGTTTTTCGTCGCCTTGGGAGCGGTCATGGGTGTTGCCGCGGCATTCATCACTCGGTTGGTATATGCAATCGAGGACATTTTTGAGCGACTACCGATCCACTGGATGTGGTGGCCGATGGTTGGGGCCGTTGCCGTAGGCATCTGTGGCTATTTCGTGCCGGCGACTTTGGGCGTCGGTTACGATAATATCACGACGGCAATCTCGGATGTTGGGGAGACAAAGCTGATTGGCATTCTGGCTTTGGCCAAGTTGATTTCCTGGTCGATTTCAATCGGTAGCGGCACTTCAGGGGGGACAATGGCCCCGCTGTTTACCATCGGCGCCGGTTTCGGGAACGTGCTCGGCGCTGCGGCCGCGCAACTGTTGCCGTCGGCGGCCATCGATGTACGCGTCGCGGCGCTGGTGGGCATGGCGGCGATGTTCGCCGGCGCTTCGCGGGCCTTGCTGGCGTCGGCGGTGTTCGCCTTCGAAACAACCTGGCAGCCATTTGGGCTGTTGCCGCTGCTGGGAGGTTGCGCGGCCAGCTACCTTGTTTCGGCACTGCTGTCGCGGCATTCATTGATGACTGAAAAAATCGCGCGCCGCGGCGTCAATGTGCCGGTGGAATACGCGAGCGATCCGCTGGAGCAAATTACCGTGGGCAAGATCGCCTCGAAGCCAGTCGTGACGCTGCAAGCTACGCAAACGGTGGAAGAAGCTCGACAGTGGCTCAAAACGGCCGGTGCCGATTTCTCACACCAAGGCTTTCCCATTGTTAATACCGCTGGGGCATTGGTGGGAATTATCACTCGACGGGACTTGGCCAAACACAAAGAGTCGGGCGGAAAGGCGCTGCAAGAGATCGCCATCAGTTTGCCGCGGTTTGTTTACGAGAGCACGACGGCGCGACAAGCGGCCGACCATATGGTCAACCACAGCATCGGCCGCCTGCCGGTTGTCACCCGCCAACGACCTCCGCGCGTGGTCGGCATTGTCACACGTAGCGACATCCTAATGGCCTATCGTCACCGCATGAACGAATCGATGACCCAGCGGCCGACGATCACGATCGCCAAGTTCCGGCGAAGAACGATCGATCGAAAAAACAAGGAAAAAGTCGAATAG
- a CDS encoding HU family DNA-binding protein: MGKAATMSNSKKAPSKREVLASISEATGVAKKDVSAVLESLAGEIKKALGSKGPGMFAIPGLVKIEKKKVPARPAKKGVPNPFKPGELMDVAAKPASTKIKVRALKNLKAMA, translated from the coding sequence ATGGGGAAAGCCGCGACAATGTCCAACAGTAAGAAAGCACCGTCAAAGCGCGAAGTGCTCGCCAGCATTTCCGAAGCCACCGGCGTCGCCAAGAAAGACGTAAGCGCCGTGCTGGAATCGTTGGCCGGCGAGATCAAGAAAGCTCTGGGAAGCAAAGGTCCAGGAATGTTTGCGATTCCGGGGCTGGTAAAGATTGAAAAGAAGAAAGTGCCTGCCCGGCCAGCGAAGAAGGGGGTGCCCAATCCGTTCAAGCCAGGTGAATTGATGGATGTGGCAGCCAAGCCAGCCAGCACGAAGATCAAGGTTCGAGCCCTGAAAAATCTGAAGGCGATGGCCTAA
- a CDS encoding PQQ-binding-like beta-propeller repeat protein has translation MMERNAWNQGRTNRWKVAIAIVLGWLASGFFELPVEFAAAQAPQPQLARPLPPFVQFGRPRRVQAGDATDTDGTDGLFLPQDRDATRQLDRAKQLLEDGRYSDAATLLDDILKRGEDYFFKPADSQQTHRSLKMEAQRLIGNMPVEGQKAYELQFGTRAAQMLSQAAEEGDVAKLEALTRRFFHTQAGYQATLLLGRHYLDHSQPLAAAFCFQRLLDTPQAAAQFEPGLSVIASIGWLRGGIPERAGDVLAALRKQSPKATVRIGSMRVPSFPDSRTAVAWLRSAIGESKASRLTTAEGWVMHRGNPSRNSISSGGIPLLNPRWRVSTTNHPLLEKMLVETRKRYAEDGVPSLPVMQPLAVGDLVLMRTPREVLAVDFASGKRLWPIRTNDLSWGPQQPSDLPLVPAQGVEQQVHSALTERLWVDATQGTMSSDGQRLFLVQESIERADRRNGADARFQMQYEFARPYNRLTACELSTQGKLKWQVGGSSGEDEPQLAGAFFLGPPLPLQGLLYVLTEINGEIKLCVLDASTGKLQWWQQLAIVEQTIMQDSLRMLAGCTPSFADGILICPTTAGAVVAVDTTNRSLLWAFQYPRNLQTYQNGIVFRPNPFGVQAVNGGGAERWCDSSTIIADGRVVVSPLESDELHCLSLVDGKPLWKSVARGENLYVGGVHAGKVIVVGKRGVTALRLADGQPAWQQPVALPDRALPSGRGYLSGNEYYLPLTTAEVVKIDLVKERITQRAKSRHGSIPGNLICYRGEVISQGVDYLESFYQLEPLQIRIAETLKGDSDNAWALAHRSEIALSDSELGAAKLEQAVADIRRAYQLDPSPFTRDLFVEALTTALAQDFGKYQSLVAELEPLVQFDAERAWFLRVVAAGLQQQGHTVAALEAYLKLAQLPTPPDDELDGVEADRSVRRDRWIRAKLNELIAAASTDERTKVDAAIDAQLQAAIAEQGVRPLRQFLGYFSDHPAAERAREMLVEQISGSVALLQREQMLRKLELSSDTSRRKDAAVKLAALLRDAGQEQDALAYYRRLAKEFDDAPLVDRQSIAKYLESLPSESPLRRAQTQSSGLPAGEVIAKKDSRSGRNHPSLPFQPLEFRGPRGPFFEDLTIGYQQSGGELVARDGWGIERFRVSLNDGQRGYNIVPSSACLAAYGHLLVLCTGNQVMGIDTLRSTEGAAGRILWRQEIGDGNTGTVYFNGGGRVRIAARVRNGAQPAQLGCLGPAGANGVFMQRGREVMALDPLSGKPLWTRQVEWQNCEIFGDDELILVAPPEGNDAKALVLRAIDGFLLGKCVLPASNQRWMAYGRCVLAWTPLADGQQQLRLVDPWGNRDLWNAKFSVDAKSTVVDDETVAIMQRDGRLVMLSLADGRITIDEKLAPEPNLENIYVVRSSEHDLLVVDHSTSDQPAANRGRRTILAQLDGIMPTVTGRIYAFNRATGKLQWATPGSVEEHGLLLSQPSKLPVLLFLRMVTDSNGSNGNPRGSILCLDKQTGRLIFEDDDLQQVAAFEATTDFENKVITIHVLQQSVTLKFTGNPVPPEPPYQAGLGGSQWDLTNTIENAWQKATEPEKAPVKINRDPFAPAQPK, from the coding sequence ATGATGGAACGAAATGCTTGGAACCAGGGACGCACAAACCGTTGGAAAGTTGCGATTGCGATCGTACTCGGTTGGTTGGCAAGTGGTTTTTTCGAATTGCCTGTGGAATTTGCCGCGGCGCAAGCTCCCCAACCGCAGCTTGCGCGGCCGCTTCCCCCATTCGTTCAATTTGGCCGCCCGCGGCGAGTTCAAGCCGGCGATGCGACCGACACCGACGGCACCGACGGCTTATTCTTGCCGCAGGATCGCGACGCCACCAGGCAGCTCGATCGGGCCAAGCAATTGCTCGAAGATGGCCGCTACAGTGACGCGGCAACACTTCTCGACGACATTCTCAAGCGCGGTGAAGATTATTTCTTCAAGCCCGCCGACAGCCAGCAAACCCATCGCAGCCTGAAGATGGAGGCTCAGCGGCTGATTGGCAATATGCCTGTCGAAGGCCAAAAGGCCTACGAGTTACAGTTCGGAACTCGCGCTGCGCAAATGCTCTCGCAAGCGGCCGAAGAGGGGGATGTCGCCAAGCTCGAAGCTTTGACGCGACGATTTTTTCACACGCAGGCCGGCTATCAAGCGACGCTACTCTTGGGCCGACATTATCTCGATCATTCGCAGCCGCTCGCGGCGGCATTTTGCTTTCAGCGATTGCTCGATACGCCTCAGGCCGCAGCGCAATTTGAGCCGGGTTTATCGGTCATCGCCTCGATCGGTTGGCTGCGCGGTGGGATTCCCGAGCGCGCCGGCGACGTGCTTGCGGCGTTGCGCAAGCAATCACCCAAGGCAACCGTTCGCATCGGTTCGATGCGAGTACCGTCGTTTCCCGATAGCCGTACGGCGGTCGCGTGGCTGCGATCGGCAATTGGCGAGTCCAAGGCCAGTCGGCTGACAACCGCGGAAGGCTGGGTCATGCACCGCGGCAATCCGTCGAGAAATTCGATCTCCTCCGGCGGCATTCCGCTCTTGAATCCGCGCTGGCGAGTGTCCACCACGAATCATCCGCTGCTGGAAAAAATGCTCGTTGAAACGCGTAAACGCTACGCCGAGGACGGCGTCCCCTCGCTCCCCGTGATGCAGCCGCTGGCGGTGGGCGATCTGGTGCTGATGCGCACGCCGCGCGAAGTGCTCGCCGTCGATTTTGCCTCGGGTAAACGGCTATGGCCGATTCGCACGAACGACCTGTCGTGGGGGCCACAGCAGCCATCCGACCTTCCACTCGTGCCAGCGCAGGGGGTTGAGCAGCAAGTTCATTCGGCGCTGACCGAACGCTTATGGGTGGACGCCACGCAGGGCACGATGTCGAGCGACGGCCAGCGGTTGTTCTTGGTACAAGAATCGATTGAGAGAGCTGATCGGCGGAACGGCGCCGATGCTCGCTTTCAAATGCAATACGAGTTTGCGCGGCCGTATAACCGGTTGACCGCGTGTGAGCTTTCGACGCAGGGCAAACTGAAATGGCAGGTCGGTGGATCCAGTGGCGAAGACGAACCGCAGCTTGCCGGGGCGTTTTTCTTAGGCCCGCCGCTGCCGTTGCAGGGACTGTTGTACGTGCTGACCGAAATCAACGGCGAGATCAAGTTGTGCGTGCTGGATGCGTCGACGGGCAAGCTCCAGTGGTGGCAACAATTGGCCATTGTTGAGCAGACGATCATGCAGGATTCGTTGCGAATGCTTGCCGGCTGCACGCCCAGCTTTGCGGATGGCATTTTAATCTGCCCGACGACGGCCGGTGCCGTCGTGGCCGTCGATACCACGAATCGTTCGCTGCTGTGGGCGTTTCAGTACCCACGGAACTTACAGACCTATCAAAATGGCATTGTGTTTCGACCCAATCCGTTTGGCGTTCAAGCGGTGAATGGTGGCGGCGCCGAACGCTGGTGCGATTCGTCGACAATCATTGCCGACGGTCGCGTGGTCGTTTCGCCGCTGGAATCGGATGAATTGCACTGCCTCAGCCTGGTCGATGGCAAGCCGTTGTGGAAATCGGTCGCGCGCGGCGAAAACCTCTATGTTGGCGGCGTCCATGCCGGCAAAGTGATCGTCGTTGGCAAACGAGGCGTGACCGCGCTGCGGCTCGCCGATGGCCAGCCGGCGTGGCAACAGCCGGTTGCACTCCCAGATCGAGCCTTGCCGAGCGGGCGCGGCTATTTGAGCGGCAATGAATACTACCTTCCGCTGACGACGGCCGAGGTCGTAAAAATCGACCTAGTGAAGGAACGAATCACGCAGCGGGCAAAGTCTCGGCACGGCAGCATTCCGGGAAACCTGATTTGCTACCGGGGTGAGGTGATCTCGCAAGGGGTCGATTATTTGGAATCATTCTATCAACTGGAACCGCTCCAGATTCGCATTGCCGAAACGCTGAAGGGCGATTCAGACAACGCCTGGGCGCTGGCGCATCGCAGCGAGATTGCGCTGAGTGACAGCGAGTTGGGAGCGGCCAAGCTGGAACAAGCGGTGGCGGACATTCGCCGGGCGTATCAGCTCGATCCGTCGCCGTTCACGCGAGATTTGTTTGTCGAAGCGCTCACCACCGCGCTTGCGCAAGATTTTGGCAAATATCAGTCGCTCGTCGCCGAACTAGAGCCGCTGGTGCAATTCGACGCGGAACGAGCTTGGTTCTTGCGAGTGGTTGCCGCGGGGCTGCAACAACAAGGGCATACGGTGGCCGCGCTCGAAGCCTATTTGAAGCTGGCGCAATTGCCGACGCCACCGGACGATGAATTGGACGGCGTCGAAGCCGATCGCAGCGTGCGCCGAGACCGCTGGATTCGCGCCAAACTCAACGAATTGATCGCCGCCGCCAGTACGGACGAACGAACAAAAGTTGACGCCGCGATCGACGCGCAGTTGCAAGCCGCCATTGCCGAGCAGGGTGTGCGTCCGTTGCGGCAGTTCTTGGGTTACTTCAGCGATCATCCGGCGGCCGAGCGGGCTCGCGAAATGCTGGTCGAGCAAATCTCCGGTTCTGTGGCCTTGCTCCAACGCGAACAAATGCTGCGAAAACTGGAACTCTCTTCGGACACGTCGCGACGGAAAGATGCCGCGGTCAAGCTAGCTGCCCTGCTGCGCGACGCTGGCCAGGAACAGGATGCACTGGCCTATTACCGTCGCTTGGCGAAGGAATTTGACGATGCGCCGCTTGTCGACCGCCAATCGATCGCCAAGTATCTGGAGTCGCTCCCCAGCGAGTCTCCTCTTCGCCGCGCGCAAACGCAGTCGTCCGGATTGCCCGCGGGCGAAGTCATTGCCAAGAAAGATTCGCGATCGGGCCGCAACCATCCTTCGCTGCCGTTTCAGCCGCTGGAATTTCGCGGCCCACGCGGCCCATTTTTCGAAGATTTGACGATTGGATATCAGCAGTCGGGAGGCGAATTGGTGGCCCGCGACGGCTGGGGAATAGAGCGTTTTCGCGTGTCGCTCAACGACGGCCAGCGCGGCTACAACATTGTTCCAAGTTCGGCGTGCTTGGCCGCCTACGGCCATCTGCTGGTGCTATGCACTGGCAATCAAGTGATGGGAATCGACACACTGCGGTCGACGGAAGGGGCCGCTGGACGAATCCTGTGGCGACAGGAAATCGGCGACGGCAACACCGGTACCGTCTATTTCAACGGCGGTGGGCGGGTGCGGATTGCCGCTCGAGTTCGCAACGGCGCTCAGCCTGCGCAACTTGGCTGCCTGGGTCCAGCCGGTGCCAACGGCGTGTTTATGCAGCGTGGGCGCGAGGTGATGGCGCTCGATCCGCTGTCGGGAAAGCCGCTCTGGACCCGCCAAGTCGAATGGCAGAACTGCGAGATATTTGGCGACGACGAGCTCATTCTTGTCGCTCCGCCGGAAGGAAACGATGCCAAAGCTTTGGTGTTGCGCGCCATCGACGGCTTTTTACTCGGCAAGTGCGTGTTGCCTGCATCCAATCAGCGCTGGATGGCATACGGTCGCTGTGTGTTGGCGTGGACCCCTTTGGCCGACGGCCAGCAGCAACTCCGGCTCGTCGATCCGTGGGGAAATCGAGACCTTTGGAACGCGAAGTTTTCGGTCGATGCCAAGAGTACGGTCGTGGACGACGAGACGGTTGCGATCATGCAGCGCGACGGGCGACTGGTAATGTTGTCGCTCGCCGACGGGAGAATCACCATCGACGAAAAATTGGCGCCCGAGCCAAACCTCGAAAACATCTACGTCGTGCGATCGTCGGAGCATGATCTTTTGGTTGTCGATCACTCGACGAGCGACCAGCCAGCCGCGAATCGCGGTCGCCGTACGATTCTGGCGCAACTGGACGGCATCATGCCGACGGTAACAGGGCGCATTTACGCTTTCAATCGGGCCACCGGCAAGCTGCAATGGGCAACGCCTGGTTCCGTGGAAGAGCACGGGCTGCTGCTTAGCCAGCCGAGTAAGCTTCCCGTGTTGCTGTTCCTGCGAATGGTGACGGATTCGAATGGATCCAATGGGAATCCGCGCGGCTCGATTCTATGCCTCGATAAGCAAACCGGCCGGCTGATCTTTGAAGATGACGATCTGCAGCAAGTCGCGGCCTTCGAAGCGACGACGGATTTTGAAAACAAGGTGATCACCATCCATGTGTTACAGCAGAGCGTGACCTTGAAGTTCACCGGCAATCCTGTCCCACCAGAGCCGCCCTACCAAGCAGGACTCGGCGGCTCGCAATGGGATTTGACGAACACGATCGAAAACGCATGGCAGAAGGCGACGGAACCGGAAAAGGCGCCAGTCAAGATCAATCGAGATCCGTTTGCACCGGCGCAGCCGAAGTAA
- a CDS encoding PQQ-like beta-propeller repeat protein, translating to MNSRAVRLWIALSIACWFVAPDAGFCADWPTFRGPQRTGVATDSGLLDEWPEGGPPLVWKIEGTGRGYSSLAIVGNRLYTLGDNVALADDKDEYLMCFDLTTRDLLWKCKTGPAFTEVKTESWQSSRSTPTVDGDRVYVLSPLGELVCCNSATGKALWRKDMRKDFNGKKDDQWGYSESVTIDGKYLICTPGGKKNTMVALDKRTGKLHWHATQPDNRGAGHASIVKAKIGDVPVYVQTTGSGALGVRATDGKLLWSYPLEKSTAVIPTPIVRGDLVLMVVGYKKGVALLKQVSDGPGNVKIDEIYPLKPALANKHGGVVLVGDYFYGDSDDQGIPYCAELLTGEQKWKERGSGKGSVATIAADGHLYLCFADGTVVLAKASPNKYVEISKFTAPGSGERPSWAHPVILDGKLYLREHNMILCYDIRDPKKAATASMR from the coding sequence ATGAATAGCCGTGCCGTTCGTCTTTGGATCGCCTTGTCAATCGCGTGTTGGTTTGTTGCGCCAGACGCTGGATTCTGCGCCGATTGGCCGACCTTTCGCGGGCCGCAGCGCACGGGTGTGGCGACGGACAGTGGCTTGCTCGACGAGTGGCCCGAAGGCGGGCCGCCGCTGGTGTGGAAGATCGAAGGGACGGGACGCGGCTATTCGAGTCTGGCGATTGTCGGCAATCGGCTATACACGTTGGGCGACAACGTTGCGCTGGCGGACGATAAAGACGAGTACTTGATGTGCTTCGATCTTACGACGCGAGATTTGTTGTGGAAATGCAAGACGGGTCCAGCGTTTACCGAGGTCAAGACGGAGTCGTGGCAAAGTTCGCGCAGCACGCCAACGGTGGATGGCGACCGGGTGTATGTGCTTTCGCCGCTGGGGGAACTGGTGTGCTGCAACTCGGCAACCGGCAAAGCACTGTGGCGGAAGGACATGCGGAAAGACTTTAACGGGAAAAAAGACGATCAATGGGGTTATAGCGAATCGGTCACCATCGACGGCAAATATCTGATTTGCACGCCCGGCGGAAAGAAAAATACGATGGTCGCACTCGACAAGCGAACCGGAAAGTTACATTGGCATGCCACGCAGCCAGACAACCGCGGCGCGGGCCACGCTTCGATCGTTAAAGCGAAAATCGGCGACGTGCCAGTTTACGTACAGACCACCGGTAGCGGAGCACTGGGCGTGCGTGCGACCGATGGCAAACTGCTGTGGTCGTATCCGCTAGAAAAATCCACGGCCGTCATTCCCACGCCCATCGTTCGCGGCGATCTGGTGTTGATGGTCGTTGGTTATAAAAAGGGTGTAGCTTTGCTCAAGCAAGTTTCCGACGGGCCGGGCAACGTAAAGATCGACGAAATCTATCCGTTAAAACCGGCGCTTGCGAACAAGCACGGCGGCGTTGTGTTGGTGGGGGACTATTTCTACGGCGATTCGGACGATCAAGGCATTCCCTACTGCGCCGAATTGCTGACGGGCGAACAAAAGTGGAAAGAGCGTGGTTCGGGCAAAGGCTCGGTCGCAACCATCGCCGCCGACGGCCATCTTTACCTGTGCTTTGCCGACGGCACGGTTGTTCTGGCCAAGGCTTCGCCGAACAAATATGTGGAAATCAGCAAATTCACCGCCCCGGGGAGTGGCGAGCGGCCAAGCTGGGCGCACCCAGTGATTTTGGATGGCAAACTCTATCTGCGCGAGCACAACATGATTTTGTGCTACGACATTCGTGACCCCAAGAAAGCGGCGACCGCAAGCATGCGTTGA
- a CDS encoding class I SAM-dependent methyltransferase, whose protein sequence is MTAIIDHFFSTHVRRLTDALEELDRRIDPDSEPTSEGHLAEVSGRFQDALAECNKLQAQLADEDPQLLKDTQARFREVIFPWGRKSWVMNRSMTKPRGYPGDYQLLTAIYNRVPKSKGLGGYIDRYLLDFTLAQAVIGRMFALRDFLVSEFGRRSGKVSALDVACGACRELTEDFHIPRDTYVSLTCVDNDDEALDYVRDHVAPAVPENLAMDFVRYNALRMTSASANIKRFGRSDLIYSVGLCDYIPDEYLIPLLKGWRESTHDGGIVYVAFKDCRRYDTAEYQWLLDWYFFQRTEEECTALYEKAGYDMDAIATTRDSTGVIINYIARCNAPVEIRVDQPQGIPVAQTLNGIETAAAIPIAGG, encoded by the coding sequence ATGACGGCCATCATAGACCACTTCTTTTCGACACATGTTCGTCGCTTGACCGACGCCTTGGAAGAACTAGACCGGCGGATCGACCCCGACTCCGAGCCGACGTCCGAAGGGCACTTGGCGGAAGTGAGCGGGCGCTTTCAGGATGCTCTTGCCGAGTGCAACAAGCTGCAGGCCCAGTTGGCGGATGAAGATCCTCAACTGTTGAAAGATACTCAGGCGCGATTCCGCGAAGTTATTTTCCCTTGGGGTCGCAAGAGCTGGGTGATGAATCGCTCGATGACCAAACCGCGCGGGTATCCCGGTGATTATCAGTTGCTGACGGCGATCTACAATCGCGTGCCCAAGTCGAAAGGGCTGGGCGGTTACATCGATCGCTACTTGCTTGATTTTACTCTCGCGCAAGCGGTGATCGGCCGCATGTTTGCGCTGCGAGATTTTCTGGTATCAGAATTTGGTCGGCGATCGGGAAAAGTGTCAGCTCTTGATGTTGCCTGCGGCGCCTGTCGCGAGTTGACGGAGGACTTCCACATTCCGCGCGACACGTATGTGTCGCTGACCTGTGTCGATAACGACGATGAGGCGCTCGATTACGTCCGCGATCACGTTGCCCCGGCCGTGCCCGAGAATCTGGCGATGGATTTCGTTCGCTACAACGCCCTGCGGATGACTTCCGCTTCGGCCAACATTAAGCGCTTCGGTCGCAGTGATTTAATCTATAGTGTCGGGCTGTGCGACTATATTCCCGATGAATACCTGATCCCACTTCTCAAGGGTTGGCGAGAATCGACCCACGACGGCGGCATCGTTTATGTGGCCTTCAAGGATTGCCGGCGGTACGACACCGCCGAATATCAATGGCTGCTCGACTGGTACTTCTTTCAACGCACGGAAGAAGAATGCACAGCCTTGTACGAGAAAGCCGGCTACGATATGGACGCGATTGCGACGACGCGCGATTCGACCGGCGTCATTATCAACTACATCGCCCGCTGCAACGCGCCGGTGGAAATTCGAGTGGACCAGCCACAGGGAATTCCGGTCGCCCAAACGCTCAATGGAATCGAGACCGCGGCCGCAATCCCCATTGCCGGCGGCTAG